The Sphingopyxis fribergensis DNA segment GGTGCTGCTCGCTCCGACCGTCAACATCGTCCGCACGCCGCGATGGGGGCGCAACTTCGAAACATATTCGGAAGATCCGCTGCTGGCCGGCCGGCTTGCGGTCGGCTACGTTCAGGGCGCCCAGCAGGCCGGTATCGGTGTCTCACTCAAGCATTTCGCCGCCAACAATCAGGAAACCCACCGCTTTGTCACCAACTCGCGGGTGAGTGAGCGCGCGCTGCGCGAAATCTATCTGCCTGCGTTCGAAATGGTGGTGAAGGAGGTGGATCCGTGGTCGGTGATGGCTTCATACAACAAGCTCAATGGCCCCCATGCCAGCGAAAATCGCTGGCTGCTCACCGACCTGCTCAAAGCAGAATGGCATTATCAGGGGTTCGTCGTGTCGGACTGGGGCGCGACGCGGTCGACCGCCGCGGCGGCCAATGCCGGGCTCGACCTCGAAATGCCGGGGCCGCCCCGATTTTTCGGCGACAAGCTGGAGGCCGCAGTCCGGTCCGGCGAGGTCAGCAAGGCGCAGATAGATGACAATGCCCGCCGGATCGCGCGCCTGATCGTACGCAGCGGATTGCTCGACGGCCCTTTGCCGCCCGGCGAGATCGGCGGCGACCATCACCGCGCGATCGCGCGCGCGGCGGCCGACGAAGCGATCGTCCTGCTCAAGAACAGTGGCGTGCTGCCGCTCAGGCCGGGAGTAAGGACGCTGGCGGTGATCGGCCCCAACGCCGATGTCGCGCGTATTCAGGGAGGTGGTAGTTCGGCGGTGAACCCCTTCACGATGCTCCAGACTCCACTCGATGCGATCCGCGCTGCGCTGCCCGGCGTCGACGTGATCCATGAAAAGGGCGTCGACAGCGAGGAAACGCCGCCCACGGCGGACCCGGCGCTGTTCAGCCCCACGGCCGACAGCGACGAAACGGGGCTGACGGCCAGCTATTTCGCCGATTCCGACCTTGCTGGCCCGGCGCTTCGGACCGAACGCGCGACCAGCTTTGTCAAGCGGATCAGCGGAAATATCGCGGGGCCGCAAGCAAGCGGATATGCCGCGCTGCGCTGGGCGGGTGTGTTCCGCGCGCCCGTCAGCGGAACCTATGAGTTCAGCGTACGCGGCACTGGCGCCGCTATGCTGGACTTCGACGGCAGGACCATCCTTGACGGGACAACGCCGTCCGTGATCGACAATCGCGACGTCATCGGCTCGCCGGTTGAGCGCCGGACGATAAAGGTCGAACTGGAAGGCGGCAAAACCTACCCCGTCCGTCTCGCTTATCGCAACGGCCAGACGCGATACGAATATCTGTCGTTCGGCGTTCGCCTGCCGCGACCCGATTTCGATGCGGCGATCGCGGCGGCGAAGCGTGCCGATGTCGCGATCGTCATTGTCGGATCGGAAACGCTGACGGAGGGCGAAGGTTATGACCGTCCGTCCATCGACCTGCCCGGCGATCAGGACAGACTGGTATCACAGGTCGCGGCCGTCAATCCATCGACAGTGGTCGTCGTCAACGCAGGCGCCGCAATGGCGATGCCCTGGGCCGAACAGGTGCCGGCGATCCTCGATATGTGGCTGCCCGGACAAGAGGGGGTGGCAGCGCTGGCCGATGTATTGACCGGCAAGACCAATCCATCGGGCAAGCTGCCGGTCAGCTTCCCGATGCATACCACCGATGATACCGTGGTATTAGACACGGTAGAGAGCGACTATGACGAAGGCCTTCTGGTCGGATATCGCGGTTATGAAGCGCGGGGCATCACACCGCTCTTCGCCTTCGGCCATGGGCTGTCTTATACCAGCTTCGACTACGAGGAGATGGCGATGGTAGCGCCACCCGAGCCCGGCGCGCCCGTCAGGGTCCGCCTTTCGCTGCACAACAGCGGCAAGATGGCCGGCAAGGAAGTCGTCCAGCTTTACATCGCGCGCGCCGACCGCACGCCTGACGAACCGATCAAGCAACTCGCGGCCTTCGCCAAAGTCGATCTCGCTCCCGGCGAGACGCGAAGTGTCGAATTGACGCTCGATCCACGTGTCTTTTCATCCTGGGACGTGAGCGCGCAGCGTTGGACGGCGCGCCCAGGCGCCTATCGGTTGCTGGTGGGCGGCGCGTCGGACGCTATCCGGTTGACCAAGGCCGTACGCCTCACGCCGACAGGCGAGGTCCGGCCGCAAGTCGGGGATTGACCATTGTTCCTCACAGATACTCTTCCCCCTGCATGGCCCGTGATGTCGCTTGCCGAAGCAACGGCGACGCTGACCGCGCCCGGTGCGAACTTCGAAATGGAGACGATCACTATCCAGGGAATCTCGACGCGCGTGTGGAAGAATGCGCTGCCCGGCCTCGACGCGCTACTCGACCTGTCACGCACGCACGGGGAACGGCTGTTCACCACCCTCGACGACCAGCGCATCAGCTATGAAGCAAACTGGCGCGCGACCGCGGCGCTGGCGCGCGCTTTCTTCCAAATGGGAGTGCGCAAGGGCGACCGCGTGGCTTTTGCGATGCGCAACCTGCCCGAATGGCCGGTGATCTTCTTCGCGATCACGACGA contains these protein-coding regions:
- a CDS encoding beta-glucosidase, encoding MRRGHALNGMAAMSFGPVSADGKKNTMKWLSLTALVLLPAPALAQNISAPTFASAPADNINGDRMIYRDRTAPREDRVDDLMARLTLDEKISLLAGAGSMTLNAVSRLGIPEIKMTDGPTGVRSPEGDPATVFPVGVALAATWNPDLLRSVGGAIAEEARGYGASVLLAPTVNIVRTPRWGRNFETYSEDPLLAGRLAVGYVQGAQQAGIGVSLKHFAANNQETHRFVTNSRVSERALREIYLPAFEMVVKEVDPWSVMASYNKLNGPHASENRWLLTDLLKAEWHYQGFVVSDWGATRSTAAAANAGLDLEMPGPPRFFGDKLEAAVRSGEVSKAQIDDNARRIARLIVRSGLLDGPLPPGEIGGDHHRAIARAAADEAIVLLKNSGVLPLRPGVRTLAVIGPNADVARIQGGGSSAVNPFTMLQTPLDAIRAALPGVDVIHEKGVDSEETPPTADPALFSPTADSDETGLTASYFADSDLAGPALRTERATSFVKRISGNIAGPQASGYAALRWAGVFRAPVSGTYEFSVRGTGAAMLDFDGRTILDGTTPSVIDNRDVIGSPVERRTIKVELEGGKTYPVRLAYRNGQTRYEYLSFGVRLPRPDFDAAIAAAKRADVAIVIVGSETLTEGEGYDRPSIDLPGDQDRLVSQVAAVNPSTVVVVNAGAAMAMPWAEQVPAILDMWLPGQEGVAALADVLTGKTNPSGKLPVSFPMHTTDDTVVLDTVESDYDEGLLVGYRGYEARGITPLFAFGHGLSYTSFDYEEMAMVAPPEPGAPVRVRLSLHNSGKMAGKEVVQLYIARADRTPDEPIKQLAAFAKVDLAPGETRSVELTLDPRVFSSWDVSAQRWTARPGAYRLLVGGASDAIRLTKAVRLTPTGEVRPQVGD